A window of Cucurbita pepo subsp. pepo cultivar mu-cu-16 chromosome LG06, ASM280686v2, whole genome shotgun sequence contains these coding sequences:
- the LOC111796520 gene encoding protein FLX-like 1 isoform X4: MIMSGRNRGPPMPLNGVPHGGLPPGREPHFGRGLGPVPHPALLEEIRESQYGMHPGSLPPHPAMIEERLAAQHQDIQALLLDNQRLAATHVALKQELEAAQHELQRMAHVADSLHEERDIQMRELYEKSVRLEVDLRGVETMRAELLQVHSDVKELTVARQELTGQVQAMSQDLTRMTADLQQVPALKAEIETVKQELHRARVAIEYEKKGYAENYEHGQVMEKKLVSMARELEKLRAEVANAEKRAHASAAAVGNAAAGYGTNYGNADAGYAGNPYSSSYGLNS, encoded by the exons ATG atTATGTCTGGAAGAAATCGAGGACCACCGATGCCACTAAATGGTGTGCCTCACGGTGGACTACCACCTGGTCGCGAACCTCATTTTGGCAGAGGCCTTGGGCCAGTGCCACATCCAGCGCTTCTTGAGGAAATCAGAGAATCACAGTATGGGATGCATCCAGGATCCCTTCCTCCACACCCTGCAATGATCGAGGAGCGTCTTGCTGCCCAACATCAGGATATCCAAGCTCTTCTTCTCGACAACCAGAGGCTAGCTGCCACCCATGTTGCTCTTAAGCAGGAACTAGAAGCAGCCCAGCATGAGTTGCAACGCATGGCTCATGTTGCTGACTCCTTGCATGAAGAAAGGGACATTCAGATGAGagaattatatgaaaaatcaGTAAGACTAGAAGTTGATCTGCGAGGAGTTGAGACTATGCGAGCAGAGCTTCTTCAAGTTCATTCTGATGTCAAGGAATTAACTGTTGCAAGGCAGGAGCTCACTGGTCAAGTACAAGCAATGTCACAAGATCTAACTAGAATGACTGCAGATTTGCAGCAGGTCCCCGCTTTGAAGGCAGAAATTGAAACTGTGAAGCAGGAATTACATCGTGCTAG AGTTGCAATTGAGTATGAAAAGAAGGGATATGCAGAGAATTATGAACACGGTCAGGTTATGGAGAAGAAACTGGTTTCAATGGCTCGGGAGTTGGAGAAACTTAGAGCTGAGGTTGCTAATGCAGAGAAGAGAGCTCATgcttctgctgctgctgttggaAATGCTG CTGCTGGGTACGGTACAAATTATGGCAATGCTGATGCTGGATATGCGGGAAATCCATATTCTTCGAGTTATGGCTTGAACTCC TAA
- the LOC111796520 gene encoding protein FLX-like 1 isoform X2, giving the protein MSGRNRGPPMPLNGVPHGGLPPGREPHFGRGLGPVPHPALLEEIRESQYGMHPGSLPPHPAMIEERLAAQHQDIQALLLDNQRLAATHVALKQELEAAQHELQRMAHVADSLHEERDIQMRELYEKSVRLEVDLRGVETMRAELLQVHSDVKELTVARQELTGQVQAMSQDLTRMTADLQQVPALKAEIETVKQELHRARVAIEYEKKGYAENYEHGQVMEKKLVSMARELEKLRAEVANAEKRAHASAAAVGNAAAGYGTNYGNADAGYAGNPYSSSYGLNSVQSGTDGYPPYGPGSVPWGAYDMQRAQGHR; this is encoded by the exons ATGTCTGGAAGAAATCGAGGACCACCGATGCCACTAAATGGTGTGCCTCACGGTGGACTACCACCTGGTCGCGAACCTCATTTTGGCAGAGGCCTTGGGCCAGTGCCACATCCAGCGCTTCTTGAGGAAATCAGAGAATCACAGTATGGGATGCATCCAGGATCCCTTCCTCCACACCCTGCAATGATCGAGGAGCGTCTTGCTGCCCAACATCAGGATATCCAAGCTCTTCTTCTCGACAACCAGAGGCTAGCTGCCACCCATGTTGCTCTTAAGCAGGAACTAGAAGCAGCCCAGCATGAGTTGCAACGCATGGCTCATGTTGCTGACTCCTTGCATGAAGAAAGGGACATTCAGATGAGagaattatatgaaaaatcaGTAAGACTAGAAGTTGATCTGCGAGGAGTTGAGACTATGCGAGCAGAGCTTCTTCAAGTTCATTCTGATGTCAAGGAATTAACTGTTGCAAGGCAGGAGCTCACTGGTCAAGTACAAGCAATGTCACAAGATCTAACTAGAATGACTGCAGATTTGCAGCAGGTCCCCGCTTTGAAGGCAGAAATTGAAACTGTGAAGCAGGAATTACATCGTGCTAG AGTTGCAATTGAGTATGAAAAGAAGGGATATGCAGAGAATTATGAACACGGTCAGGTTATGGAGAAGAAACTGGTTTCAATGGCTCGGGAGTTGGAGAAACTTAGAGCTGAGGTTGCTAATGCAGAGAAGAGAGCTCATgcttctgctgctgctgttggaAATGCTG CTGCTGGGTACGGTACAAATTATGGCAATGCTGATGCTGGATATGCGGGAAATCCATATTCTTCGAGTTATGGCTTGAACTCC GTGCAGTCTGGTACCGATGGTTATCCTCCATATGGACCTGGATCTGTTCCCTGGGGTGCATATGACATGCAACGGGCTCAAGGACATAGATAG
- the LOC111796519 gene encoding protein Jade-1-like isoform X1 translates to MDSLHGLPPLKSLRFLQEQQQLNPQNEDQSLHSSSLPAKKRKESRDSSLFFLPDANLPHSATISASYCLPTKKRVWALHPDFPLESLDLNVEYKPPSEEEESVPKTESVREKNEEDEEKEISDVEDEDDGILCAICQSTDGDPSDPIVFCDGCDLMVHSSCYGNPLAKSVPEGDWFCIQCLASSSSNTEKKVSETPFSCCLCPLKGGAMKPTNDGRWAHIVCGLFVPEVFFEDPDGREGIDCSLILKRRWESKCYICKTSSGCAIDCSEPKCNLAFHVTCGLKEDLCIEYQERRRSGAIVAGFCRNHTDLWKKQQLTGKFKIVARDEGKM, encoded by the exons ATGGATTCCCTCCATGGCTTACCTCCCCTCAAAAGCCTCAGATTCCTTCAAGAACAACAGCAACTGAACCCGCAAAACGAGGATCAATCACTCCATTCCTCTTCCCTTCCAGCGAAGAAGCGAAAGGAGTCTCGCGATTCATCACTATTCTTTCTTCCAGACGCTAATTTGCCTCACTCAGCCACCATTTCCGCTTCTTACTGCTTGCCAACCAAGAAGAGAGTGTGGGCGCTTCACCCTGATTTTCCCCTCGAGTCATTGGATCTCAATGTTGAATACAAGCCTCcttcagaggaagaagaatcgGTACCGAAAACAGAATcagtgagagagaaaaatgaagaggatgaagaaaaggaaatttctGACGTTGAAGACGAAGACGATGGGATCCTCTGTGCGATTTGTCAAAGCACAGACGGAGATCCTTCAGATCCAATCGTGTTCTGCGATGGATGCGATTTAATGGTACATTCTTCATGTTATGGCAATCCTCTGGCGAAGAGCGTACCAGAAGGCGATTGGTTCTGTATCCAATGCTTAGCTTCTTCGTCTTCTAACACAGAGAAGAAGGTATCAGAAACTCCATTTTCATGCTGCCTCTGTCCTCTCAAAGGAGGGGCCATGAAGCCGACGAACGATGGCCGATGGGCGCATATTGTTTGTGGGCTCTTTGTTCCTGAGGTGTTCTTCGAGGACCCAGATGGCAGAGAAGGAATTGATTGCTCATTGATTCTGAAGAGGAGATGGGAATCCAAATGTTACATCTGCAAAACTTCTAGCGGTTGTGCTATAGACTGCTCAGAGCCCAAATGCAATTTGGCTTTTCATGTTACTTGTGGGTTGAAGGAGGATCTCTGTATTGAGTaccaagaaagaagaagatctGGTGCCATTGTAGCTGGGTTCTGCAGAAACCACACCGACTTGTGGAAGAAG CAACAACTAACAGGAAAGTTCAAGATCGTGGCTCGAGACGAAGGTAAAATGTAG
- the LOC111796519 gene encoding protein Jade-1-like isoform X2 — translation MDSLHGLPPLKSLRFLQEQQQLNPQNEDQSLHSSSLPAKKRKESRDSSLFFLPDANLPHSATISASYCLPTKKRVWALHPDFPLESLDLNVEYKPPSEEEESVPKTESVREKNEEDEEKEISDVEDEDDGILCAICQSTDGDPSDPIVFCDGCDLMVHSSCYGNPLAKSVPEGDWFCIQCLASSSSNTEKKVSETPFSCCLCPLKGGAMKPTNDGRWAHIVCGLFVPEVFFEDPDGREGIDCSLILKRRWESKCYICKTSSGCAIDCSEPKCNLAFHVTCGLKEDLCIEYQERRRSGAIVAGFCRNHTDLWKKQQLTGKFKIVARDEGKM, via the exons ATGGATTCCCTCCATGGCTTACCTCCCCTCAAAAGCCTCAGATTCCTTCAAGAACAACAGCAACTGAACCCGCAAAACGAGGATCAATCACTCCATTCCTCTTCCCTTCCAGCGAAGAAGCGAAAGGAGTCTCGCGATTCATCACTATTCTTTCTTCCAGACGCTAATTTGCCTCACTCAGCCACCATTTCCGCTTCTTACTGCTTGCCAACCAAGAAGAGAGTGTGGGCGCTTCACCCTGATTTTCCCCTCGAGTCATTGGATCTCAATGTTGAATACAAGCCTCcttcagaggaagaagaatcgGTACCGAAAACAGAATcagtgagagagaaaaatgaagaggatgaagaaaaggaaatttctGACGTTGAAGACGAAGACGATGGGATCCTCTGTGCGATTTGTCAAAGCACAGACGGAGATCCTTCAGATCCAATCGTGTTCTGCGATGGATGCGATTTAATGGTACATTCTTCATGTTATGGCAATCCTCTGGCGAAGAGCGTACCAGAAGGCGATTGGTTCTGTATCCAATGCTTAGCTTCTTCGTCTTCTAACACAGAGAAGAAGGTATCAGAAACTCCATTTTCATGCTGCCTCTGTCCTCTCAAAGGAGGGGCCATGAAGCCGACGAACGATGGCCGATGGGCGCATATTGTTTGTGGGCTCTTTGTTCCTGAGGTGTTCTTCGAGGACCCAGATGGCAGAGAAGGAATTGATTGCTCATTGATTCTGAAGAGGAGATGGGAATCCAAATGTTACATCTGCAAAACTTCTAGCGGTTGTGCTATAGACTGCTCAGAGCCCAAATGCAATTTGGCTTTTCATGTTACTTGTGGGTTGAAGGAGGATCTCTGTATTGAGTaccaagaaagaagaagatctG GTGCCATTGTAGCTGGGTTCTGCAGAAACCACACCGACTTGTGGAAGAAG CAACAACTAACAGGAAAGTTCAAGATCGTGGCTCGAGACGAAGGTAAAATGTAG
- the LOC111796520 gene encoding protein FLX-like 1 isoform X1 has protein sequence MIMSGRNRGPPMPLNGVPHGGLPPGREPHFGRGLGPVPHPALLEEIRESQYGMHPGSLPPHPAMIEERLAAQHQDIQALLLDNQRLAATHVALKQELEAAQHELQRMAHVADSLHEERDIQMRELYEKSVRLEVDLRGVETMRAELLQVHSDVKELTVARQELTGQVQAMSQDLTRMTADLQQVPALKAEIETVKQELHRARVAIEYEKKGYAENYEHGQVMEKKLVSMARELEKLRAEVANAEKRAHASAAAVGNAAAGYGTNYGNADAGYAGNPYSSSYGLNSVQSGTDGYPPYGPGSVPWGAYDMQRAQGHR, from the exons ATG atTATGTCTGGAAGAAATCGAGGACCACCGATGCCACTAAATGGTGTGCCTCACGGTGGACTACCACCTGGTCGCGAACCTCATTTTGGCAGAGGCCTTGGGCCAGTGCCACATCCAGCGCTTCTTGAGGAAATCAGAGAATCACAGTATGGGATGCATCCAGGATCCCTTCCTCCACACCCTGCAATGATCGAGGAGCGTCTTGCTGCCCAACATCAGGATATCCAAGCTCTTCTTCTCGACAACCAGAGGCTAGCTGCCACCCATGTTGCTCTTAAGCAGGAACTAGAAGCAGCCCAGCATGAGTTGCAACGCATGGCTCATGTTGCTGACTCCTTGCATGAAGAAAGGGACATTCAGATGAGagaattatatgaaaaatcaGTAAGACTAGAAGTTGATCTGCGAGGAGTTGAGACTATGCGAGCAGAGCTTCTTCAAGTTCATTCTGATGTCAAGGAATTAACTGTTGCAAGGCAGGAGCTCACTGGTCAAGTACAAGCAATGTCACAAGATCTAACTAGAATGACTGCAGATTTGCAGCAGGTCCCCGCTTTGAAGGCAGAAATTGAAACTGTGAAGCAGGAATTACATCGTGCTAG AGTTGCAATTGAGTATGAAAAGAAGGGATATGCAGAGAATTATGAACACGGTCAGGTTATGGAGAAGAAACTGGTTTCAATGGCTCGGGAGTTGGAGAAACTTAGAGCTGAGGTTGCTAATGCAGAGAAGAGAGCTCATgcttctgctgctgctgttggaAATGCTG CTGCTGGGTACGGTACAAATTATGGCAATGCTGATGCTGGATATGCGGGAAATCCATATTCTTCGAGTTATGGCTTGAACTCC GTGCAGTCTGGTACCGATGGTTATCCTCCATATGGACCTGGATCTGTTCCCTGGGGTGCATATGACATGCAACGGGCTCAAGGACATAGATAG
- the LOC111796520 gene encoding protein FLX-like 1 isoform X3, translating to MIMSGRNRGPPMPLNGVPHGGLPPGREPHFGRGLGPVPHPALLEEIRESQYGMHPGSLPPHPAMIEERLAAQHQDIQALLLDNQRLAATHVALKQELEAAQHELQRMAHVADSLHEERDIQMRELYEKSVRLEVDLRGVETMRAELLQVHSDVKELTVARQELTGQVQAMSQDLTRMTADLQQVPALKAEIETVKQELHRARVAIEYEKKGYAENYEHGQVMEKKLVSMARELEKLRAEVANAEKRAHASAAAVGNAAAGYGTNYGNADAGYAGNPYSSSYGLNSVCGSSMIGLIYGYEPISVCTKVV from the exons ATG atTATGTCTGGAAGAAATCGAGGACCACCGATGCCACTAAATGGTGTGCCTCACGGTGGACTACCACCTGGTCGCGAACCTCATTTTGGCAGAGGCCTTGGGCCAGTGCCACATCCAGCGCTTCTTGAGGAAATCAGAGAATCACAGTATGGGATGCATCCAGGATCCCTTCCTCCACACCCTGCAATGATCGAGGAGCGTCTTGCTGCCCAACATCAGGATATCCAAGCTCTTCTTCTCGACAACCAGAGGCTAGCTGCCACCCATGTTGCTCTTAAGCAGGAACTAGAAGCAGCCCAGCATGAGTTGCAACGCATGGCTCATGTTGCTGACTCCTTGCATGAAGAAAGGGACATTCAGATGAGagaattatatgaaaaatcaGTAAGACTAGAAGTTGATCTGCGAGGAGTTGAGACTATGCGAGCAGAGCTTCTTCAAGTTCATTCTGATGTCAAGGAATTAACTGTTGCAAGGCAGGAGCTCACTGGTCAAGTACAAGCAATGTCACAAGATCTAACTAGAATGACTGCAGATTTGCAGCAGGTCCCCGCTTTGAAGGCAGAAATTGAAACTGTGAAGCAGGAATTACATCGTGCTAG AGTTGCAATTGAGTATGAAAAGAAGGGATATGCAGAGAATTATGAACACGGTCAGGTTATGGAGAAGAAACTGGTTTCAATGGCTCGGGAGTTGGAGAAACTTAGAGCTGAGGTTGCTAATGCAGAGAAGAGAGCTCATgcttctgctgctgctgttggaAATGCTG CTGCTGGGTACGGTACAAATTATGGCAATGCTGATGCTGGATATGCGGGAAATCCATATTCTTCGAGTTATGGCTTGAACTCC GTTTGTGGGTCTTCCATGATCGGCTTAATTTATGGCTATGAACCGATTTCAGTGTGTACTAAG GTCGTATGA